The Chryseobacterium nakagawai genome has a segment encoding these proteins:
- a CDS encoding NAD(P)-dependent oxidoreductase, with amino-acid sequence MKKVAVIGATGFVGAHIVTELSDRGYAVEALVRDASKVKTQENVTAKSVDVNNVSELAEALKGSDAVISAFNAGWTNPNLYNDFLNGSENIEKAVEESGVKRLIVVGGAGSLYTPDNVQIVDTPDFPDAYKPGATAARDYLNKIKGNNTLDWTFFSPAVEMNQANVGSRTGQYRTSLETPVFDAEGRSRLSVEDVAVALVDELEQNNHIRERFTAAY; translated from the coding sequence CAGAATTATCAGACAGAGGATATGCAGTAGAAGCTTTAGTAAGAGATGCGTCTAAAGTAAAAACACAGGAAAATGTAACGGCAAAAAGTGTTGATGTAAACAATGTATCAGAATTGGCAGAAGCTTTAAAAGGAAGCGATGCTGTAATCAGTGCTTTTAATGCAGGGTGGACCAACCCAAATCTTTACAATGACTTTTTGAATGGTTCTGAAAATATTGAAAAAGCAGTAGAAGAATCAGGAGTAAAAAGACTGATTGTAGTAGGTGGAGCAGGAAGCCTTTACACACCGGATAATGTTCAGATCGTAGATACACCGGATTTTCCGGATGCTTACAAACCGGGAGCAACTGCTGCAAGAGATTATTTAAACAAAATCAAGGGAAATAATACCTTAGATTGGACATTCTTCAGTCCTGCAGTGGAAATGAATCAGGCTAATGTAGGATCAAGAACGGGCCAATACAGAACATCTTTAGAAACACCTGTTTTTGATGCAGAAGGAAGAAGCCGTCTTTCAGTAGAAGATGTAGCCGTAGCTTTAGTGGATGAACTGGAACAGAATAACCATATCCGTGAACGCTTCACAGCAGCCTATTAA
- a CDS encoding MBL fold metallo-hydrolase, with product MLKRKLLSLVTILGFISIFAGNLKVKVYNPGTKAIFPITSTIIYGDKDAMLIDAQFQKQYAEQLVKEIKATGKNLKTVFISHSDPDFYFGLDVIKKAFPNVKVISTAQTAYLISASKDDKLAVWKPQLKADAPSEIIVPEAVTSIPDLEGNTIEIRQNPEDPAHSFLWIPSIKTVAGGISVSVDSHLWMADTQNVKAIDQWIEQIDAMKSLKPEQVIPSHFAKQSVSPASLDFVKTYLENYKKAVTENKTTAAIVDFMVKKYPNLPGKDELEMGVKVFLGEMDWDLKSPYPAIGKKVEVDFGAVKFLLDFKDNKTMTFTGTAGSSKNSTDTVEYTAVEVAKNIFMVYWHEPHLGFNVTHIQDYNKNIVYSNIAGPDGTFTHPKGTLKILK from the coding sequence ATGTTAAAAAGAAAGCTATTATCATTAGTGACTATTTTAGGTTTCATCAGCATATTTGCAGGGAATCTGAAAGTTAAAGTCTATAATCCCGGAACCAAGGCAATATTTCCAATTACTTCTACCATTATTTACGGTGATAAAGATGCTATGCTTATTGACGCTCAGTTTCAAAAGCAATACGCAGAACAGTTAGTAAAAGAAATAAAAGCAACGGGAAAAAACCTGAAAACCGTTTTTATTTCTCATAGTGACCCGGATTTTTATTTTGGATTAGATGTCATTAAAAAAGCTTTTCCCAACGTAAAAGTTATTTCTACAGCACAGACGGCTTATCTTATTTCCGCTTCAAAGGATGATAAACTGGCAGTTTGGAAACCGCAATTAAAAGCAGATGCTCCTTCAGAAATTATTGTTCCGGAAGCAGTGACTTCCATTCCAGATCTTGAAGGAAATACAATTGAAATCAGACAGAATCCTGAAGATCCTGCTCACAGCTTTCTTTGGATTCCATCTATTAAAACTGTTGCAGGAGGAATTTCGGTTTCTGTAGATTCTCATCTTTGGATGGCAGATACTCAGAATGTAAAAGCTATTGACCAGTGGATTGAGCAGATTGATGCTATGAAATCTTTGAAACCTGAACAGGTAATTCCGTCACATTTTGCCAAACAGTCTGTATCTCCTGCATCTTTGGATTTCGTTAAAACTTACCTTGAAAATTATAAGAAAGCGGTTACAGAAAATAAAACTACAGCGGCTATTGTAGATTTTATGGTAAAGAAATATCCAAATCTTCCAGGAAAAGATGAATTGGAAATGGGGGTGAAAGTTTTCTTAGGTGAAATGGATTGGGATTTAAAATCACCATATCCAGCTATCGGTAAGAAAGTAGAAGTTGATTTTGGAGCTGTAAAATTCCTTCTGGATTTTAAAGACAACAAAACAATGACATTCACCGGAACTGCCGGAAGCTCAAAAAACAGTACAGATACTGTAGAGTATACAGCAGTAGAAGTAGCAAAGAATATTTTTATGGTGTACTGGCATGAGCCTCATTTGGGATTCAATGTAACCCATATTCAGGATTACAATAAAAATATAGTGTATTCCAATATTGCAGGACCAGATGGTACCTTTACTCATCCAAAAGGAACGCTTAAGATTCTAAAATAA
- a CDS encoding M23 family metallopeptidase, whose amino-acid sequence MKKFLNSKKNVNILLGGLLLVVFAQGIFIAKLFSEKDDKTYAVNLVKINTEKDSVDYLKMKTDLTLVDQTVAQLNSFLKSKDISNEKLMMLNQDSIANSIYLSKQANRYSQYLMNLQKKLMEVPLGMPTDGYISSNFGIRKNPIPFRTVFASVKSSAPTEAKPVAAAPKPEAKAEPVEKIVELTDSYGNKREVKVMVTPKAAPVASAPAASTPATKAVAGTTTSKAAPMERNNPPAEADQMQFHKGLDIAVAFGSDVRAAAAGTVIFSGQKGGYGNCVIVSHGNGLATLYGHLSQLVSKVNDKVKVGQVIAKSGNSGRSTGPHLHYEVHKNNTPVNPKLFMNL is encoded by the coding sequence ATGAAAAAATTTCTAAACAGCAAGAAGAACGTAAACATTCTCCTGGGAGGACTTTTACTAGTAGTTTTTGCACAAGGTATCTTCATTGCCAAACTTTTCTCAGAGAAGGATGACAAGACCTACGCAGTAAACCTTGTAAAAATAAACACTGAAAAAGACAGTGTAGATTATCTGAAAATGAAAACTGATCTTACGCTGGTAGATCAGACCGTTGCCCAACTGAATTCTTTCCTGAAGTCTAAAGACATTTCAAATGAAAAGCTAATGATGCTTAATCAGGACAGTATTGCCAATTCTATTTATCTTTCCAAACAGGCTAACCGATACAGCCAATACCTGATGAACCTACAGAAAAAACTGATGGAGGTTCCATTAGGAATGCCTACAGATGGATATATTTCATCTAATTTCGGGATCAGAAAAAATCCTATTCCATTTAGAACTGTTTTTGCTTCGGTAAAATCGAGTGCTCCTACAGAAGCTAAACCTGTTGCGGCGGCACCAAAGCCGGAAGCTAAAGCCGAACCTGTAGAAAAAATCGTTGAATTAACAGACAGTTATGGAAATAAAAGAGAAGTTAAAGTGATGGTGACTCCAAAAGCAGCTCCTGTAGCTTCTGCACCGGCTGCTTCAACTCCTGCTACAAAAGCTGTTGCAGGAACAACTACTTCTAAAGCAGCTCCTATGGAAAGAAATAATCCTCCAGCTGAAGCGGACCAGATGCAATTCCATAAAGGACTGGATATTGCCGTTGCATTCGGTTCTGATGTAAGAGCCGCCGCCGCGGGAACCGTTATTTTCTCCGGGCAGAAAGGTGGTTATGGGAATTGTGTCATTGTTTCTCATGGAAACGGACTGGCTACTCTTTATGGACATTTATCACAGCTTGTTTCTAAAGTGAATGATAAAGTAAAAGTAGGTCAGGTGATTGCTAAATCAGGGAACTCCGGACGTTCTACAGGACCTCATCTTCATTATGAAGTACATAAAAACAATACTCCGGTAAATCCGAAGTTGTTTATGAATCTATAA
- a CDS encoding NAD(P)H-dependent glycerol-3-phosphate dehydrogenase — protein MAKKKIISESSNPKKTKKDVSVGVVGSGSFATAIVKMLVENCKVVHWCVRSEFVKGAIELRGHNPTYLTAAHFNLKSLKLTTDINELVSACDVIVLATPSIYLSDTLDKMTCDYSDKIFVSAIKGIIPKVNDVVAHYLRDEFKIGFRNQAVIAGPCHAEEVAMERLSYLTIATVEDETAEKLEGIFSSDFIKVQTSKDILGNEYSAILKNIFAIGAGIASGLGYGDNFTAVFVSNAIREMEIFLEAIYEAPRDVNESAYLGDLLVTAYSLFSRNRNLGNLIGKGYTVKSAIQSMNMVAEGYYAAQSIYKTSKQKNLKLPIIDTVYAILYEGKNAEKQFKKLTAKLN, from the coding sequence ATGGCTAAAAAGAAAATTATTTCAGAATCTTCGAATCCAAAAAAGACTAAAAAGGATGTTTCTGTAGGAGTAGTAGGAAGCGGAAGTTTTGCAACTGCTATCGTAAAAATGCTTGTTGAAAATTGCAAAGTGGTGCATTGGTGTGTAAGGAGTGAGTTTGTAAAAGGAGCTATTGAGCTTCGAGGACATAACCCGACTTATCTTACTGCTGCTCATTTTAATCTGAAGAGTTTAAAACTGACCACAGATATTAATGAACTGGTTTCTGCGTGTGATGTCATTGTTTTGGCAACACCTTCCATTTACCTGTCAGATACTTTGGATAAGATGACTTGTGATTATTCAGATAAAATCTTTGTTTCTGCAATCAAGGGGATTATTCCTAAAGTAAATGATGTGGTAGCCCATTACCTGCGTGATGAATTTAAGATCGGTTTCAGAAACCAGGCGGTCATTGCAGGACCTTGTCATGCAGAAGAGGTTGCGATGGAAAGGCTTTCTTACCTTACCATTGCTACCGTAGAAGATGAAACAGCAGAAAAGCTGGAAGGAATTTTCAGTTCAGATTTTATTAAGGTACAAACCAGTAAAGATATTCTTGGAAATGAGTACAGTGCCATTCTTAAAAACATTTTTGCTATCGGAGCAGGAATTGCAAGCGGATTAGGATATGGAGATAACTTCACTGCCGTTTTTGTATCTAATGCGATCCGTGAAATGGAAATCTTCTTAGAAGCAATCTATGAAGCACCTAGAGATGTAAACGAAAGTGCTTACCTGGGAGATCTTCTGGTAACCGCTTACTCATTGTTCTCAAGAAACAGAAACCTTGGAAACCTTATCGGAAAAGGATATACTGTGAAATCAGCAATCCAGTCTATGAACATGGTCGCGGAAGGATATTATGCCGCACAATCCATTTACAAGACTTCAAAACAGAAAAATCTGAAATTGCCGATTATTGATACGGTATATGCCATTCTTTATGAAGGTAAAAATGCCGAAAAACAGTTTAAAAAACTGACAGCAAAACTAAATTAA
- the mqo gene encoding malate dehydrogenase (quinone) has translation MSQSLTSRTPKPKYDVVLIGGGIMSATLATLLHEFDPTLEIAIFERLGRFAKESTAAWNNAGTGHSAFCELNYTPENPDGSIEIKKAESIAEQFEISKQFWSYLLAKGYIQDPKDFINSCPHMSLVFGEKDAEYLKKRHDKMSESVLFSGMEFSTDHDKLREWIPLVMSKRNKSEIMAATKMDMGTDVNFGTLTRKMGRHLLEDSNVEVFLYHEVKDIDPREDGKWGMKVKDRIHNHKQEVNADFVFIGAGGYALPLLDSSDIKESEGYGGFPVSGQWLVTHNQELVEKHQAKVYTQATVDAPPMSVPHLDLRIIDGEKALLFGPFAGFSTKFLKEGSYLDLPESVNTKNLRSLFGAWWHNLPLTKYLIQQVAMTKSQRMQHLREFIKDAKEEDWELKVAGQRVQIIKKDDKLGGKLEFGTEVVVNKSGTIASLLGASPGASTAVQAMLNVLEKCFPEKLHGEWKDKLLEMVPSYGQKLAEHPELTEKVREYTKEKLELEY, from the coding sequence ATGTCACAATCGCTTACAAGCAGAACACCGAAACCTAAATACGACGTTGTACTGATAGGGGGCGGAATCATGAGCGCTACCTTAGCAACGCTGCTTCATGAATTTGATCCAACACTTGAAATTGCCATCTTCGAAAGATTAGGAAGGTTTGCCAAAGAAAGTACAGCAGCTTGGAACAACGCCGGAACAGGGCACTCCGCATTTTGTGAGCTAAATTATACGCCGGAAAATCCGGATGGTAGTATTGAAATCAAGAAAGCTGAAAGTATCGCAGAGCAATTTGAAATTTCAAAACAGTTCTGGTCTTATTTATTAGCGAAAGGATATATTCAAGATCCAAAAGATTTCATCAATTCATGTCCACACATGAGTCTGGTATTTGGAGAAAAAGATGCTGAATATCTTAAAAAGCGTCATGATAAAATGTCAGAATCAGTTCTTTTCTCAGGAATGGAGTTTTCTACAGATCATGATAAGTTGAGAGAATGGATCCCATTGGTCATGAGTAAGAGAAACAAATCTGAAATAATGGCTGCAACCAAAATGGATATGGGTACAGATGTCAACTTCGGGACATTAACTAGAAAAATGGGCAGGCACCTGTTGGAAGATTCCAATGTGGAAGTATTCTTATACCATGAAGTGAAGGATATTGATCCAAGAGAAGACGGGAAGTGGGGAATGAAGGTGAAGGACAGAATCCATAATCACAAACAAGAAGTAAATGCTGATTTTGTATTCATTGGTGCCGGAGGATATGCCCTTCCATTATTGGATAGTTCAGATATTAAAGAAAGTGAAGGATATGGAGGTTTCCCGGTTTCAGGGCAATGGCTGGTAACCCATAACCAGGAATTGGTAGAGAAGCACCAGGCTAAAGTTTATACTCAGGCAACCGTAGATGCTCCCCCTATGTCTGTTCCACACCTTGATCTTAGAATTATTGATGGAGAAAAAGCTCTTCTTTTCGGACCTTTCGCAGGGTTTTCAACAAAATTCCTGAAAGAAGGAAGCTATCTTGATTTACCGGAAAGTGTTAATACTAAAAACTTAAGATCTCTGTTTGGTGCGTGGTGGCATAATCTTCCTTTAACGAAATACCTTATTCAGCAGGTTGCGATGACCAAGTCTCAAAGAATGCAGCATTTAAGAGAATTTATCAAAGATGCTAAAGAAGAGGATTGGGAATTGAAAGTAGCCGGTCAAAGAGTTCAAATCATTAAGAAAGATGATAAGTTAGGTGGTAAACTGGAGTTCGGAACTGAAGTGGTAGTAAATAAAAGTGGAACCATTGCTTCTTTACTGGGTGCTTCACCGGGCGCATCTACAGCAGTACAGGCAATGCTTAATGTTCTTGAGAAATGCTTCCCTGAGAAACTTCACGGAGAGTGGAAAGATAAGTTGCTTGAAATGGTTCCATCATACGGACAAAAGCTGGCTGAACACCCTGAACTTACTGAAAAAGTAAGGGAGTATACCAAAGAAAAGCTTGAATTAGAATACTAA
- a CDS encoding AadS family aminoglycoside 6-adenylyltransferase, giving the protein MKIREKKLEQIIHWAENNLDIRAVLLTSSLVNPYAPVDDFSDLDVELIFQSRKAYEDNNEWISLFGEPISMIEEDDTVFDGKHAMKMVLYKDHVKVDFKLYQVSEFSEEVKEEKLPDDWDVGYKVLIDKDGLTKDLKAPTHQSIMIHQPTEKKFKQLLNDFWWDTTYVAKCLKRGDIFYAKFMSEDILRTDYLVPLTEWYIASFHDWNNITTNKHGRLFKKYLSAEQWNRVEATFSGSDIEENWIALFAFADVVHELGTALAEELNFEYPFEHETDIRKYLTEVKTLP; this is encoded by the coding sequence ATGAAGATAAGGGAAAAAAAGCTGGAGCAAATTATTCACTGGGCAGAAAATAATCTTGATATCCGTGCTGTTCTGTTAACCAGTTCATTGGTCAATCCCTATGCTCCGGTAGATGATTTTAGTGATCTTGATGTAGAGTTGATTTTTCAAAGCAGAAAAGCTTACGAAGACAATAATGAATGGATCAGTCTTTTCGGAGAGCCAATTTCCATGATTGAAGAAGATGATACAGTCTTTGATGGAAAACATGCTATGAAGATGGTTTTGTATAAAGACCATGTAAAAGTAGATTTTAAACTTTACCAGGTATCAGAATTTTCCGAAGAGGTGAAAGAAGAAAAACTTCCTGATGATTGGGATGTAGGGTATAAGGTTTTGATTGATAAAGATGGTCTTACAAAGGATCTGAAGGCTCCAACCCATCAATCCATTATGATTCATCAACCCACGGAAAAGAAATTTAAGCAGCTACTGAATGATTTCTGGTGGGATACTACTTATGTGGCGAAATGCCTTAAGCGGGGTGATATTTTTTATGCTAAATTCATGTCTGAAGATATATTGAGAACAGATTATCTGGTACCTTTAACCGAATGGTATATTGCAAGTTTTCATGACTGGAATAATATAACCACCAATAAACACGGAAGGCTTTTTAAAAAATATCTTTCTGCAGAACAGTGGAATAGAGTAGAAGCTACTTTTTCAGGAAGCGATATTGAGGAAAACTGGATCGCTCTGTTTGCCTTTGCTGATGTTGTTCACGAACTGGGAACTGCTTTAGCAGAAGAACTGAATTTTGAATATCCTTTTGAGCATGAAACAGATATCCGTAAATATCTTACAGAAGTAAAAACGCTGCCTTAA
- a CDS encoding GMC family oxidoreductase N-terminal domain-containing protein, whose translation MDRKKFIKVSVLAISGFYFLQSDLFQAAERRANRTKETVDAPIIIIGSGYGGAVSALRLCEAGKKVVLLEMGLNWEKSGIPFSNLLKPGKSAAWLKKKSIAPFMNLFSLTPFTGTLDRLDFEHLNIWVGRGVGGGSLVNGGMAVTPKESYFREVFPNLDAERFYTHYFPLVQQELKVNVINEQFLKECPYYKFTRVGEEEAHKAGFKTMRVPNVYDFKYMEKEFRNEVPRSALNTEVIYGNNHGKNSLDKTYLKKALETGNLEILDLHCVNHIKLNDDKSYTLNVQQIDTSGSIVADKLFNCKKLILSAGTMGTLQLLLHSNAVNNFPAHEQIGKNWGNNGNFMTGRNWVKPLSGGTGAKQSTIPVGGIDNWDDKEHPFFTEIAPLPMGMDVATALYLLINRVDKKGEVGYDKITQKISLNWNESHTAKMRENAKYFIRKMNKANGGTRSHFLFNNGFGADICYHPLGGCVLGEATNEFGKLKNHENLYVLDGSLIPGTIGVNPFVTITAIAEYCIENLIRQNEFA comes from the coding sequence ATGGACAGAAAGAAATTCATCAAAGTGAGCGTACTGGCGATTTCAGGTTTTTATTTTCTACAATCAGATCTTTTTCAGGCAGCAGAACGAAGAGCCAATAGGACAAAAGAAACTGTAGATGCTCCTATTATTATCATTGGAAGTGGATATGGAGGTGCTGTTTCTGCTTTACGTCTGTGTGAAGCCGGAAAAAAAGTTGTTCTGTTGGAAATGGGCCTTAACTGGGAAAAATCAGGAATTCCATTCTCTAATCTTTTGAAACCAGGGAAAAGTGCGGCATGGTTGAAAAAGAAAAGTATTGCTCCTTTCATGAATCTATTCTCTCTGACTCCTTTTACAGGAACTCTGGACCGACTGGATTTTGAACATCTAAATATTTGGGTAGGAAGAGGAGTAGGCGGAGGGTCACTTGTTAATGGAGGAATGGCCGTAACTCCTAAAGAAAGCTATTTCAGAGAGGTTTTTCCTAATCTTGATGCCGAAAGATTTTACACTCATTATTTTCCGTTGGTACAGCAAGAACTTAAAGTAAATGTTATTAATGAACAGTTTCTAAAAGAGTGTCCCTATTATAAATTCACAAGAGTAGGTGAAGAAGAAGCCCACAAAGCTGGGTTCAAAACAATGCGGGTACCTAATGTTTATGATTTTAAATATATGGAAAAAGAATTCCGGAATGAAGTTCCCCGTTCTGCTCTCAATACAGAAGTAATCTATGGAAATAACCATGGTAAAAACAGTTTAGATAAAACCTATCTAAAAAAGGCCTTAGAAACTGGAAATCTGGAAATATTGGACCTTCATTGTGTGAATCACATTAAACTTAATGATGATAAAAGTTATACACTCAATGTACAGCAAATTGATACCTCCGGAAGTATTGTTGCAGACAAGCTTTTTAATTGTAAAAAGCTGATCCTTTCGGCAGGAACTATGGGAACCTTACAACTACTGTTGCATTCTAATGCGGTTAATAATTTTCCTGCTCATGAACAAATCGGGAAGAACTGGGGAAACAACGGTAATTTTATGACCGGAAGAAACTGGGTAAAACCATTGTCAGGAGGAACAGGCGCTAAGCAGTCAACAATTCCGGTGGGTGGAATTGATAACTGGGACGATAAAGAACATCCTTTTTTCACAGAAATTGCTCCTTTACCTATGGGAATGGATGTGGCTACAGCATTATATCTGCTCATCAACAGAGTCGATAAAAAAGGAGAAGTTGGTTATGATAAAATCACTCAGAAAATTAGTTTGAACTGGAATGAAAGTCATACAGCCAAAATGAGGGAAAACGCCAAATATTTTATCCGGAAAATGAATAAAGCGAATGGAGGAACCAGAAGTCATTTCCTGTTCAATAATGGTTTTGGAGCAGATATTTGTTATCATCCCCTTGGTGGATGTGTATTAGGAGAAGCTACCAATGAATTTGGAAAGCTAAAGAATCATGAAAACCTGTATGTGCTTGATGGATCTTTGATTCCCGGTACTATTGGAGTTAATCCGTTTGTAACGATTACAGCTATTGCTGAATATTGTATTGAAAATCTGATCCGTCAGAATGAATTTGCTTAA
- a CDS encoding DUF1684 domain-containing protein codes for MRRYILIFLLLPLVVFSQKKVSKEIIEIKKFQQDLNKEYLDPKETPLRGDNFKNFKGHPFFPFDLKYRVTAKFIRTKDAQPFELPTSSGKTKSYKEYGKATFELDGKPYTLTLYQSLDLIKQDKYKDYLFLPFRDATNEKETYGGGKYMDLKIPQGNTIVLDFNQSYHPFCAYNAYDYNCPIVPEENKLPVEIRAGVMYEDIYHH; via the coding sequence ATGAGAAGATATATACTCATCTTTTTGCTTTTACCTTTGGTAGTCTTTTCTCAAAAAAAAGTTTCAAAAGAGATAATAGAGATTAAAAAATTTCAACAAGATCTTAATAAAGAATATCTTGATCCAAAGGAGACGCCTCTACGTGGGGATAATTTTAAGAATTTTAAAGGACATCCATTTTTCCCTTTTGACCTGAAATATCGCGTAACAGCAAAGTTTATCAGAACTAAAGATGCACAACCTTTTGAACTGCCAACATCTTCAGGCAAAACAAAGTCTTATAAAGAATATGGAAAAGCAACGTTTGAACTGGACGGAAAACCCTATACATTAACGCTATACCAGAGTCTGGATCTTATTAAACAAGATAAGTACAAAGATTATCTTTTCCTGCCGTTTCGTGATGCTACCAATGAGAAAGAAACGTATGGCGGTGGAAAATATATGGATCTGAAAATCCCACAGGGAAATACTATTGTTCTGGATTTTAACCAGTCTTATCATCCTTTTTGCGCTTATAATGCCTACGATTATAACTGTCCTATTGTTCCTGAAGAAAATAAACTTCCAGTGGAAATACGGGCAGGAGTAATGTATGAAGATATTTATCATCACTAA
- a CDS encoding GNAT family N-acetyltransferase translates to MIKLEFFRPEEHLSGVSYGLDENQLRFTASASQALQRIRERDDNKAFPITILEQNVPAGFFVLDFGIDKLELTDNENSVLIRSLSVNPEMQGRGIGKIAMMQVDDFVKKNFKQCDEIVLAVNQQNDSAYHIYLKAGYIDDGKTRIGRSGPQYLMHKKL, encoded by the coding sequence ATGATAAAACTAGAATTTTTTAGACCAGAAGAACATCTTTCCGGGGTTAGCTATGGGTTAGATGAAAATCAGTTGCGTTTCACGGCTTCTGCCAGCCAGGCTTTACAAAGAATTAGAGAAAGGGATGATAATAAAGCATTTCCTATTACGATCCTGGAACAAAATGTTCCGGCAGGATTTTTTGTCCTTGATTTTGGAATAGATAAATTAGAACTTACAGATAATGAAAATTCTGTGTTAATAAGATCCTTATCTGTAAACCCTGAAATGCAGGGTAGGGGAATCGGAAAAATTGCCATGATGCAGGTAGACGATTTTGTAAAGAAAAACTTTAAGCAATGTGATGAAATTGTTTTGGCTGTTAACCAGCAAAATGATTCTGCATATCATATTTATCTTAAAGCTGGATATATTGATGATGGTAAAACCAGAATCGGAAGAAGTGGGCCTCAATATCTCATGCATAAAAAACTTTAA
- a CDS encoding glucose 1-dehydrogenase produces the protein MEISLHNQVAIVTGASSGIGSGIAKSLASAGAIVIVNHSSPRSQGEAKSILKEITDAGGKGITYQCDVSQEEQVIRMFQDVVSEFGTVDILINNAGIQRDAKFTEMTLEQWNAVIGVNLTGQFLCAREAIKEFLRRGIDLSRSIACGKIIHISSVHEIIPWAGHANYASSKGAIRMLMQTLAQEYGADKIRVNSICPGAIQTPINQNAWSTPEALNSLLTLIPYNRIGQPQDIGNLAAFLVSDLADYITGTSIFVDGGMTTFESFSTGG, from the coding sequence ATGGAAATATCACTTCATAATCAGGTAGCAATAGTTACAGGAGCTTCCAGTGGGATAGGTTCTGGCATTGCAAAATCATTGGCTTCAGCAGGCGCCATTGTTATTGTTAATCATTCTTCGCCAAGGTCTCAGGGCGAGGCAAAATCAATATTAAAAGAAATAACAGATGCAGGAGGAAAGGGAATTACCTATCAATGCGATGTTTCACAGGAAGAACAGGTAATCAGAATGTTTCAGGATGTAGTTTCAGAATTTGGAACTGTAGATATTTTGATAAACAATGCCGGAATCCAGAGGGATGCTAAGTTTACTGAAATGACTTTAGAACAATGGAACGCTGTAATAGGCGTTAACCTTACAGGTCAGTTTCTTTGTGCAAGGGAAGCCATTAAAGAATTTCTTCGCCGTGGAATAGATTTGTCCCGTTCTATAGCCTGTGGAAAGATCATCCATATCAGTTCTGTACATGAAATTATTCCTTGGGCAGGGCATGCCAACTATGCATCCAGTAAAGGGGCTATCAGAATGCTGATGCAAACTTTGGCACAAGAATATGGTGCGGATAAAATCCGTGTTAATTCCATCTGTCCCGGCGCCATACAAACCCCTATTAATCAAAATGCATGGAGTACACCGGAAGCACTTAATTCACTGCTCACACTTATTCCATACAATAGAATCGGACAACCACAGGATATAGGAAATCTGGCGGCATTCCTAGTCAGTGATCTTGCTGATTACATTACCGGAACCAGTATTTTCGTTGATGGTGGAATGACTACGTTTGAGAGTTTCTCTACAGGCGGGTAG